From a single Pempheris klunzingeri isolate RE-2024b chromosome 2, fPemKlu1.hap1, whole genome shotgun sequence genomic region:
- the LOC139214765 gene encoding high mobility group protein HMGI-C, with product MSNSGTKEPSPQPSTAQSPPEPQRRGRGRPRKQPQEPVGPPTPKRPRGRPKGSKNKGPRTALKKVEPIGERRPRGRPRKWPQKVVQEVAEEQQGPSEEAEEGPSQLEPSSSQVSAQEEGE from the exons ATGAGTAACAGTGGGACCAAAGAGCCGTCTCCCCAGCCGAGCACTGCCCAGTCACCTCCTGAGCCTCAGCGCAGGGGCAGGGGTCGGCCACGGAAACAGCCGCAG GAGCCTGTTGGACCACCGACTCCAAAGCGACCGAGAGGACGGCCGAAAGGCAGCAAGAACAAAGGCCCCAGAACTGCACTGAAG AAAGTAGAGCCCATTGGGGAGAGACGACCGCGTGGGCGACCGAGGAAATGG cccCAGAAAGTAGTTCAAGAAGTAGCTGAAGAGCAGCAG GGCCCTTCAGAAGAGGCTGAGGAGGGCCCCTCGCAGCTTGAGCCCTCGTCATCTCAGGTCTCGGCGCAGGAGGAAGGGGAGTAG